In the genome of Brachionichthys hirsutus isolate HB-005 chromosome 23, CSIRO-AGI_Bhir_v1, whole genome shotgun sequence, one region contains:
- the ap1s1 gene encoding AP-1 complex subunit sigma-1A isoform X1, which yields MRFMLLFSRQGKLRLQKWYTATAERDKKKMVRELMQMVLARKPKMCSFLEWRDLKIVYKRYASLYFCCAVEEQDNELITLEVIHRFVELLDKYFGSVCELDIIFNFEKAYFILDEFLIGGEIQDTSKKSVLKAIEQADLLQEEEESPRSVLEEMGLA from the exons ATGCGTTTCATGCTGCTGTTCAGCCGTCAGGGAAAGCTGCGCTTACAGAAGTGGTACACGGCCACTGCTGAgcgggacaagaagaagatggtgagggagctgatgcAGATGGTGTTGGCCCGGAAACCAAAGATGTGCAGCTTCCTTGAGTGGAGGGACCTGAAGATCGTCTATAAAAG GTACGCCAGCCTGTACTTCTGCTGTGCTGTTGAGGAGCAGGACAACGAGCTGATCACCCTGGAAGTGATCCATCGCTTCGTGGAGCTGCTCGATAAATACTTTGGCAGT gtgtgtgagctGGACATCATCTTTAACTTTGAGAAGGCCTACTTCATTCTGGATGAGTTCCTGATTGGTGGAGAGATCCAGGACACGTCTAAGAAGAGCGTCCTGAAGGCCATCGAGCAAGCAgacctcctgcaggag gaggaggagtcaccCAGGAGCGTCCTGGAGGAGATGGGCCTGGCGTAG
- the ap1s1 gene encoding AP-1 complex subunit sigma-1A isoform X2, whose translation MRFMLLFSRQGKLRLQKWYTATAERDKKKMVRELMQMLLDKYFGSVCELDIIFNFEKAYFILDEFLIGGEIQDTSKKSVLKAIEQADLLQEEEESPRSVLEEMGLA comes from the exons ATGCGTTTCATGCTGCTGTTCAGCCGTCAGGGAAAGCTGCGCTTACAGAAGTGGTACACGGCCACTGCTGAgcgggacaagaagaagatggtgagggagctgatgcAGATG CTGCTCGATAAATACTTTGGCAGT gtgtgtgagctGGACATCATCTTTAACTTTGAGAAGGCCTACTTCATTCTGGATGAGTTCCTGATTGGTGGAGAGATCCAGGACACGTCTAAGAAGAGCGTCCTGAAGGCCATCGAGCAAGCAgacctcctgcaggag gaggaggagtcaccCAGGAGCGTCCTGGAGGAGATGGGCCTGGCGTAG